GTAGATAATAAAATGCTTGATTATCTACTGCAGCTGTGATATGAGTtgattatctcatttaattaaTAAACGTTGTAAATAATGATGTAGTTCAATGTTCTCGTTCTGCGGTTTCACTCTTTAGGGCTCAATGAAGAATGCCAGGCTGCACAGCTCTCTTCCTCTCAGCATTAACAGTGACTCTCTTCTGTGCTGCAGTCGGTGAGTAGCTgctaatgtttctgtttctaatatgtatatatattaaaaGAACGGTATTTAATACAGTaattaaacagatttttttcagaGGTTTGCTGCTACAGAAAATATGAGATGTGGCATCAAAACTgcacattttgtattttatgtcaACAAAAATATTCTTATACTTATAAGAATCATTAGAAaaattcttattttcttttatttatttattacacaggATTTACTCTTGTACTATTCTTCATGTATAGAATGAATTATTACAGCTTGAATAGCGAAAGTAGAACAATTGTGGCTTTCAGCtccttatttgtattttttgacaCTGGACCTTTGTGTAAGTTGATAATTGTCATCCGTGAGACATCTTCTGGTGGTTCCACTGtagctttatatatatattttatataatatacTGAGCCTACCATCCACCTTGTAAAGACGGACCATCACCCATTTTTGAACATTGAAAAGTAAAAACTCTTTTGTCTGAAACAAAAAATTGTGACAGTTCTCCatttagggtaaatttagtATGGATGGCTGCACCTAATAGCATTGTGTTCAATCAGTAGGTGGGTGGGGCTCACATTCAAATCAGCATATTAGAGATTACCTTATCAGggatgtcatgtctttcacacAGAGTTAGGATTAGACACAAAAAAACTTCAAAGAGTTCAAACACCCAGTTTGGCTTAATTTGTCCATTATTTGTTTCTATACTCATTTAGTGAGTTCTTTCTGCATTTTATAATTCTTCATTTACTCTGTGTCTGTTTCCTCTTGCAGGTCAGACTAAATTCACTATGAGTGCAGAACAGGAGGTCTaccaagcagaagaaaacagtaACATCACAATGACCTGGCTGCTCCATTTCGACATCAACAGGCCTCCTGACTTCCTACAAATAAACCTcataaatgtgaaaaagaagaCACGGGTTTTCTTCTATAACAGTGAGACTGGTACTGAGGTGTATCCAGATGAGAACTACAGAGGACGACTGCAGTGTGATCCACAGCTCGCCAGGAAAGGACGACTTGAATGTCTCTTAACTGATCTCAGGCTCAACGACACGGGGACATATCACTGCATCGTTGTCCTTAACGAAGAAGCTAGTTCCAAAACCTGTGACCTCAATGTTACAGGTAAGATGACATCACTGTTGGTATCCAGCACAATAACTAAATAGTAAACAAATATTTAGCCTTGGATAATTAAGGGATACCAAAtcagtgtgtttcttttcagtaAGGGACATTTTTGCATCTATATCActgtcaaaaataaatacatgacaaaaaaaaacaacactgtaaaaaaaaaaaaaaaagtacaaaagtgctgtttttacaggaaaacgCTGGCAGCTGGGGTTACCAGGGACTTCTTGTAAGAAATACAGCAGCACCTGTAGATAGCTTTACATACAAAATATGTAAACTGATTAATTTCACACAACGATTGTTGTATATTCATAGATTATTTCCtgtattttttacatgtaaTAATTGCTTATTGTGGATccataaattttaaaattaacagGGAATTTTGGTTCATTCCCTTGCTATTTTGGTTCATTTTTCTGGGTTTATGGAGAAGAAACACCTGTAGAATAAAATCATATAAAAGCATATTAAGCATTTTAATTGATCAGTTAAAAAATAAGTACAAGCATATAcgtacacaaacacagtcatggCCAAACTGGAATAACAATTGGTTTCCCCAAATTCAAGACAAAATATAACCAAAATGCTGTGGGAAGTGAACACTGCATGGTCAAAAGTATTGGCACCCTTCACAACATGTGTCTTTTGCAGTGATAAATCAcacttttgcattttaaaaatccagtgCAAAGGTAATAGGTAGTCAGacgcagtgttgggcaagttactttgaaatagcaattcaattatagttactagttacttcttcaaaaatgtAACTGAGTTaataactgagttacaatattctaaaagtaattaattacttggaaaagtaactattgcattacttaaaaaaaaaacaaagaacgtttaaccccctggggtccagggtataattggccattttttttactactcttgattttctctccacattttacctttaaaaactatttactttgccttgtttggtatcattctttttagcgcaacctcacgtgcctgaatttacagttatgttctcattttgtcatactgtataaccagaattgatctaaaatcagacaaacaacataaaatcacagtagaaaaagttatgtttttactgtaacaaccataaacatgtttaatgaatcatatttcataacttcaaatgcaaatattaattgtcaattttaaaatcctatgcacaagttttgcaaacaacaaagttatttgcatccatttaccatttaccctttttttaaataaccatttcaaactatttaaagaacaatcagctgttcttcaataagatgccacacaaattatttgtgccactccaaaaaaataatttctgtccactataaaggagaacatcacagcctgatacctgcaggtctgacagcagcaggtgtatcactcctgtttctacctggagacagcagtcgcctcattgttctgacacacaacacaaaactatccacaacactacacactaactacacaagacaacacattaactacacactccaaacacgctaaacgtcacaaatctcacatctcaaaactcgctctctctcttttcctgctctctctctttctctctctccctctctctttctctctctctctttctccctctctctttctctctctctctttctctcgccgtcactcctaaaacttttttttgttttgtttttttgctcataaacagagagtgcttgctagcgctaacgtggcgaaactattgaggaaaaaacgccgcgtatatcttgtttatcatgactctggttttacgtggcctatcaacacaatttaaaaactggcaccttgttgctttatgtctttaagtggtcatgtgattgacttaccacgactactttattcttcctcagtcaaacagcagcactgatgcgattgttttgcctccttagctccaggtgttgtgctagacagtgatcatgattaccgtccgcgggagcgcgcagctgcttaaagctgtagcgtccagattacttacagctacttccatGCAGccgatataagatgcggtaagctgaacacagcttcaaccgtctgtttgttgaaaaatagtaacggaccgcgtttccttgttagtaactgtaatgcCGTTgaaacgataggaatagtaattagttagattactcgttactgaaaaaagtaacgccgttagtaacgccgttacttgtaatgccgttattcccatcactggtcagACGTCATCTAAGTCTTGGTCTGGCCCTGAGTCTTGGCCAGGCTTGGACCTAGATTCAGACTGTTATTTTATAAAAAACAGTCTTAATCCAGGTCCAAACCCAGCCAAGAGTCAGAGCCAGACCTGGATTCCAGCCACCTCAGAGCCAGACTCCATATCCCAGGGTCTCAATTACGAGTCCAGGTCTGAGAAATAAGAAATCCATATTTGCTCACTTTTGAAGAACCTCCAGAGTAGAAGCCAGTTCAGATGGATAATGGATGTTAAAATTATAGTAGCTCCTGAACATGAGGCACAATGCAGAGATGGAGGATATGTTTGTGATCAAGACTCAGCATGTATCTTCTTAAGGAATAGCAGGACTGTCCTGTGAACAAATTATTTAACAGGTTATATTAATAAGCACTGCAGTCACATGACATTCTATAAACAGTGCaattaaaaagagagagagcgagctaTGAAACAGACTTACCAAAGACAATAACAGTGGGTGTCAGAGACACTTGCTCTAGTTGCACGTCATCTGCCAGGCATGTATCTTCTACATGGAAAAGCATGGACTCCTTCTCttcaaagtagctgagcagAAGCAGGACCACCTCTTTCACATCATCTGAGCAGCCACTGTGGTCATGTAGTCCAAAAGCCATTTTCCCTTCAAATCCAAGTGGTCTGTAAAATAGAGGCAGGAATCAGCAGCTGTCCTTGcagtttaaccctttaaagccggtcggagcgggACGCTccattttgcgtaactatttttaaatcccggtagcactgcaaccacgtaagctagcgcaatatttttttttgcatatgaaaccagaggagttgtacttacatcttatgctatcagcttgccctaggtcacagtttccttccacatatagctttgcaaaaactgcataaaaagcacttgcagcaacaaaaacataatattccagaaacatgctttgccgatccgatcagctgtttgtaacaATTCCTACGTCCATCAGcccgaactatcgcatgtccgccatgacctgcccgaaaccggaagtgacgtcattttgcggaaatgtagttttttacacTCAGGGCCTTatgagcctatactggtgtttttaaaagttatgtttgcctttatgactttctgtgtcgtttctgggatgcttaggactcatattgcactgctggaaatagtttattttgatgcacatcctgctttttctttgcaaatttgcattataatatttattttcgtttttcctgcagtatataaagattggtgtatttcaataataaaactatgaagacactcaaaataaatttcttgtggtgggaaactagtttgtgcaacttttttgtatttacagttttgagggataagcctcttaaatttctctaactagaaatatatgttaaaaaaacaaaaacgattttcaatttttttgtagtttattgcacttttttgcaatttatgtaattactatgcacttaatacatacatattatcaaaatttgggctataatggttgtattgatgtatatcaacttgaaatgctcccaaaaatggcactacagcatgtaaaaatacaatataagctctggcggacttggttctatggtaggtcttaaagggttaaggtAAAAGAGACACATGTTTCTGAGATAAGACTGACTATCCTTCTCTGGCGTATCACTGGCTGAACTAGCAAATGGCATGGtttcatgtgtgttttcttaatAATCTGTACTGCCATTTGGGGGCTGAGGGCGAGATTGTACATGTCATCAATACCATCTGGAGAACATGCTTTATGCTTCCACATGTGAGAAGTAAATGATGACTTTTTTGTAAACGCATGCATACAACCACTTACTGGACATGGCACAGACCTGAACTCTGCAATATGACCTCTGCTCTTTCACTGTGTGAAAATGGTGGACACATAATGAAACCGCACATTTTAAATATGCAACAACAGCTTTAGGACCAGCTTGAAGTGCAGGTGCATTGTGCACACAATAAAAATGCCACTTGAAAGCAGAGTAAGTGGTGAATGTTTGACTACAATTGGTGCCAACGCatttaaaaaagacaacaagGCTCATTCCTATGCGCTCTGCAATgtagtacagtggtccctcgctgtAACCCGGTCCACCTTtcgcggcctcgctgtttcatggatttttttgtgtgcaattttgtatgctttttctttttttcttttcttttttttaaacagagcaTTGTGACTATTGTCAGtcaatctcgtgccgtgtctcctgtatggtacagaatgcgttcagcttgtcaaatttacataaatcttcaaaCGCTAGCAGTGTGATGCTGAAGTGctatactgtatgtttgtaagttttctccccaacaaacacaacaatgtcgacgaaacattttgcaccgtcaaaggcacctgcagtagcacccaaaaggcagaggaagatgctaaccatcgcacaaaaagttggacttctggacatgctaaaggaaggtagaagttaccaTATTTttcggattataaggcacattaagcgaaacaaacagtcagataagtcaaactttactcaactcattcttcttccttcctctacttccgtaccattgtTTCATTAATGTCGAATTCTCTGgaagctgctctattcccatgttctggacctgaaaacagggtttgatctggtttcattctataatactggacttttttttctataaaggcTTGACCTTTGAGAgtatttaaacaagagagaaacgtgTGAAAGTGTGagaatgttcatgcctgtctgagaaaagtgtgtaAAGTGTGTaatgaggggttttacagccttgaAACatatataataattgtaaaaaataaagc
The sequence above is a segment of the Oreochromis aureus strain Israel breed Guangdong linkage group 3, ZZ_aureus, whole genome shotgun sequence genome. Coding sequences within it:
- the LOC116328223 gene encoding programmed cell death 1 ligand 1-like, which gives rise to MPGCTALFLSALTVTLFCAAVGQTKFTMSAEQEVYQAEENSNITMTWLLHFDINRPPDFLQINLINVKKKTRVFFYNSETGTEVYPDENYRGRLQCDPQLARKGRLECLLTDLRLNDTGTYHCIVVLNEEASSKTCDLNVTAAVKKPVAERSTPVRRGRNGLYAVPALFIVVIFVLFLL